The Marasmius oreades isolate 03SP1 chromosome 2, whole genome shotgun sequence genomic sequence TAGAGTTTAGGCGTCGCTGAGCAGAGAAGAAGGGAGGCGTTGATGGTCAAGGGTGAAGAAACGCAAACCAGAGTGCCGCATCTTTTATGACCTGGCCGTAGCTTGTTCATATTTGGTGTTGTAAACGTTCATGAGCATGTGATCGCGCTCATTGCAGTTGCTTGCCCATTCACGTGTAGCACGAGATAAGATTGTTGATTGGATCATGGTGAGTCAGTATTGCCGTCAGAAGTGACCCGACCCGCGGATCCGAATTTTTCGTTGCAACTGCACCCTCGGTCGGTCGTTTAGTTGTTTTCTTGCATACTCAGGTCCTATCGGTTAGCAGGTCTGAGGGGCGTGTTTAGCACAGGCGAATCCCCTATCTAATCGCGACAGTTCTACTACCAGGAGTAGTGTATCATCATCAATGTCGATGGATCTCTACCAACCTGAAAGGTCTTTTGTTGGCCAGGTCGACCTACCCGAAGGTGCGTGTGCGTATAAAACTGCTTTCATTCGGTTCACACATCTTTCAAAATACATAGAAGAAGAACCGTTACTAAAAGAGAGCAAGCGTCGCTTTGTTCTATTCCCTATACAATATCAGGAGGTATTCTCACTTTGGCCAACTCACCAATGCAAAAGCTCTTCGTTGACATTTCACTCCTTTAATCTTGGATCAGATATGGCAAATGTACAAGAGGGCAGAGGCCTCATTCTGGACGGCAGAAGAAATCGACCTTTCGCATGATTTGATGGACTGGAACTATCGTCTCAACGACAACGAGCGCTTTTTCATCTCGAGGGTACTTGCCTTTTTCGCAGCTTCTGATGGAATAATCAACGAGAACCTCGTCGAGCGGTTTTCGAATGAAGTCCAAGTAGCGGAAGCACGGTGCTTCTATGGGTTTCAAATCATGATGGAAAACATACACTCTGAAGTATATTCTCTCCTCCTCGACACGTACATCAAGGACGTTACCGAACGacagtttctgttcgacgcAATAGATACGATACCATGCATCAAGCGGAAGGCAGACTGGGCTCTGAGGTGGATATCGGACAAAAGAGTCTCTTTTGCCGAGAGATTAGTTGCTTTTGCAGCAGTGGAAGGTGTTTTCTTTTCGGGGTCTTTTGCTGCCATATATTGGATCAAGAAACGTGGACTCATGCCCGGGTTGGCTTACTCGAACGAACTCATCAGTCGTGACGAAGGCTTGCACACAGAGTTCGCTACCCTTCTTTTCTCATATCTAAAACGCCGTCCTCACCCCAATGTGGTCCACAAGATCATTGAGGAAGCGGTATCGATAGAACAAGAGTTCTTATCCGGTGTGTAAAACTCTTCTCGATTGTCGACAAATATATTCACATTCTTCAAGACGCGTTACCCGTGGGACTCATAGGAATGAATGCCCCTCTAATGTGCCAGTACATCAAGTTTGTAGCCGACCGTCTACTCGTATCACTCGGAAATGAGAAGGTTTACAATGCTTCCAACCCTTTCGATTTCATGGATATGATTTCACTTCAAGGGAAAACTAACTTTTTTGAGAAACGAGTTTCGGACTATGTAAAGGCAAATGTCAATCATTCGAAGAATTCCACACCTCAAAACAAAGTTAGAAGACTGTGAGTCTTCATATGCAGCCCGTTTGCAAACCGGTCGCAATGCTTCCCTCGAAAACACAGCATTGTGACCGGTTTGTACATGGGTGGTGGTCAATCAACTACAGAGAACTTTCTGACACGCTCATGGTAGTGTTCTCGACGAAGATTTCTAATATCTCTGCTTTGAATTTGACTCATCCCTGTATAACCTCACTTCCTGATACTTTCTAAAGTGTTATTGTATATACTCCACTCATATCCGTTAATGTTTTAATGCTTTTTTTTAAAGTTAGAGATACAATTATTCCCCATTCGACTACTTCTTTGAGATGTGTACCACTGAGAGACGGGTTAAATGGAAATGTACTACGAGGAAAGAGAGACCtaccatcttcatcttccaagACATGGTCTAATCCCACTTTCTGTCCTCTCGAGTGTTTTGCACTCGAACCCCAGACGACAGCGCTGCATTTGAATGAACGGTgtaaggagaaagagaagtaAACCAACGCACTATTTCATCTGCTTTGTAATCTCCTTGTGTATCGAATTACAAAAGTCTTCAACCGAGCATTTCCCGCGCCTGAGTACGACTGGGGCAGAGTAATCCGGCGGTAGACCACGGGGTTTTGTGTATACGCGGACAAGATCGAGTGTTTTCCACATTACGTCGATGAGTTCGTCGATGTTTAGCCATTCTTTGGATGATATGGGTACTGACATGGGAATCTTGTACCTGGGCAGTGGTGTTGAGGTTCGGGGGAATCGACGTGAAGGGGTACACTAACAGTAGGTCGAGCTCTTCTATCGAGATTGCGTCAATCTAGCAAATTTAAGATTGACAGCCTTCTCAAACTAGAAAGAGAGAAATATACTTTATTCAAAACCTTCGGTATAACGGTCAGCGCATACTGCAGACAAGTGAAGAAAATGAGACAGCCTACATATAACGCCGGCATATAGACCCTGTTGCCTTCTACTACATCGACCAAATCGTCCGCGGTAGCGTTGGGCTCCCGAATGGCGACATCGGCATTATTTATCCTGTACTCGCTGAGGACAGCCTTGATTTCATCGTGGTCGATATTTGTAAGCGGAACAGTGTTGGTGATGGCAATA encodes the following:
- the RNR2_2 gene encoding Ribonucleotide-diphosphate reductase (RNR), small subunit, whose translation is MSMDLYQPERSFVGQVDLPEEEEPLLKESKRRFVLFPIQYQEIWQMYKRAEASFWTAEEIDLSHDLMDWNYRLNDNERFFISRVLAFFAASDGIINENLVERFSNEVQVAEARCFYGFQIMMENIHSEVYSLLLDTYIKDVTERQFLFDAIDTIPCIKRKADWALRWISDKRVSFAERLVAFAAVEGVFFSGSFAAIYWIKKRGLMPGLAYSNELISRDEGLHTEFATLLFSYLKRRPHPNVVHKIIEEAVSIEQEFLSDALPVGLIGMNAPLMCQYIKFVADRLLVSLGNEKVYNASNPFDFMDMISLQGKTNFFEKRVSDYVKANVNHSKNSTPQNKVRRLVLDEDF